The following nucleotide sequence is from Salvia miltiorrhiza cultivar Shanhuang (shh) chromosome 7, IMPLAD_Smil_shh, whole genome shotgun sequence.
CAGTTTGTGCTTGAAGCCATCCGTGATCGCCTTGATATCGGAGTAAGTGTATCTGGTTGGCCTAAGGGCTTTGTAGTCCTCTAGAAAACGCTCGATCCGTCGCTCCTTCCTCTGCTTCCGCATCTTCGCTCTGTACATATAAAATAGTGCAGCAAATGCTAGCGCCGCCGTGAAAACACCAACTACTACAACCGCAATAACTACATTATCTGATACGCCTTGTTTCCCCTGGTGAGGTTGTTTGGGCATGTCGAAGCATTGAGTTTGGTTATTGGTATTGAACCCACAATACATGCGACGGGCTTCACAGTTGCCGCAATCGGGGTCGGGCCAATGCAGATAGGTATCATCAACTGAATACTCTCTCAGCCCGTCCAAAAGCACCTCGGAAACATCAGAAACATTGTACATTTTCACACATCTCGACAGAGGGAGCTCCGTTACCGAATCAGACGATCGGTATGCATAAACTCGGTGATTCCCTCGAGCAAGGCAAGCGATGGGACCCAAAGCCCAGCCCCTAGGATCGTCGAGAGGTCCGGAGCAATTGAAAAGCGTGTATCCACTGCCTGCACCATAGTACATGATCTTGACATAGAATTGGAAAGGAGAGGGCGAGGAGCTGAATTGGGGAACCCGGGGCGGGAGGCAGGAGCCGTGAAGCACGCTGATCCGGATCACTTGAGTTGCGTAGTCGATTTCTTGGACGGTGGCTTTTGCTGAAAGTGGGAGGACCACGTTCCGGGCGGAGGGCCGGACCGGGAATTGGAAGTCGAATTCGGTGCGGTTGTTGGTGGGGTTGCAAGAAAGCTCGAAACCGGGATAGCCGCAGCTCTCGGGCTGGCGGCCCTTCAACCGGAAAGGGAAGCGGATGATGGGGCCTGACGGGCTGCAGCTTGTGGCCACACATTCCCCCTGCCCTGCTGCAAATCTTGCTTCTTCCAAATTTACTGAACAAATTAACaagaaaatcaagaaaagaatcATGGTGGGGGATCTGGAATATAGCTAGTATCTTCAGCGAGAAAGAAACAAGGCAGAATACAAGCAATTGGTGGGTGGGTCGTGTTTTTATCTCAAACATCACTCCGCATtcgtttattattatttctgaGAGAAAGATGACATAATGGATGGTGGGAGAAGCCAATGTTGACTTGAAACGAAGAAAAAGTCAGCAGTTGAAGACCACTCCGCTTTCCGGCTGGTATTCTCCTACTTGCGGTGCACCGAGACCAACTAGTGTGCTTAGACGAGGAAATAATTGATCCAATAGCTGAAACTAAAATTGGATGGGTGTAGGACACCGGAAAGCAGGATTGTTTCCCTCTACTGGGTCAGCGGTCGCACTATCTCACGCTCACCTTctcttttatctttatttatacTTCATTGTTGAATAGAATAACGCCTAATTACTCCTTTTACCTTTTCTTCTTTGAATGTTATATACCCAATCCACACAATCTAATTACGCGAAAACATTTCACAAAGCAGCGTAGAAGGTCagcatatacatatatattgatcCTTTTCTCCTTCCCCTAAAGATTAAAATTGATATTGCTCAGCATGTCAGAAAATAGAAACCTGTTTGCAGTTTCAAGAATCTCCATTTTCCTGCTTTTCCTCACTGTGAATTCTCTAGCCCAGAACAACAACTGCGCTTCATCATCTTGTGGCAATGTCAGAATCAGCTACCCTTTTAGATTGACAAGTAGCCCCAAATCTTGCGGCTACAACGACCCCAGCTTCGAGCTCGAATGCCGCAATAATCAGACTATTTGGGTGGCGAAATCAAGAAGGTACATGGTGCAGGATATCAACTATGAATTTTACTCCATAAGGGTGGTTGATCCCACCATAAGCAGCGCTAATCTTTCCTCTTGTCCTGTTTACTCCAACGACTACGATTCTTGGCCATCCATTTTCAGTGGCTTCTTCGACTCGAATATACCGGTATCATTTATCTACTGTCTTTCTCCTGTGAATTCTTCCAAGTACGTGGAAGGCCCTTTCTGTGGTAACACGAGTAGCATCTTCTCCAATTCTTCCCAAATTTACAGTTACGTTATGGTGGGAGATCAGATTATAGTATCCGATGTGGAGGAGGCGTGCTCCGTTTATAGGGTGGTTTGGACATCGGGGCGTAGGGATATGAAGGATAATTCTTCTTTGGTTGGCATTTATGATGATTTAGCATATGGTGTCGAGCTCTCGTGGTTCCGAGCTCTCTGTGGAGAATGTGAGACAAGTGATGGGTCTTGCAGCGTGGAGGGGAATCGGATCACCTGCAAACACTACTGCAAGGAGGATACACCTCTCTCCCAAAAGAGTCTCAAATGTAAGTCGCATCTTGTGTCCTTTAACTGCCCAATCATGTTTTAGGTATCGCTTTACTATGAGATTGTAAGAATTTTATTGGTAATAGTAACAGTAGGTAGCATTCTTGAGTATTTATTCTAACAAGGAGCTGTGCTGCAGTGTAGACTGGAGATCCCACACCGCGGTCTAGTGGTTAAGATTGCCTAAAAGAATGTGTGATGCAAACTTTATTGGTGTCAAGTGTGAACTAGTCTTGATATAATAAGTTTGGTGGAAGCTGAGTATAATTTGTCTCGATGGGTAGATTGTAATTCTGGAAAAAGAGTAAAAAGTTTCTTACACTGAATAATTCATATATGTGTGGATATAAGAATTTTGTGATTAGTGTACAAAGTACAGAGTAGTCAAGTTATATTTTGCAAGAACTTATAGAATCTAGAACATGTCTGGAACTATTTCTGGGATTTGAACCCCTTGTACACACCATTACGTGCTGTGGGCAAAAAATCGGGCATAGTGTTGCAGCAATTTCATATTTTATGCTGTCCAATTCGACCCACAGTACTAGGTGGAGCAGTTGCATATATGATGCATGCTGCATTAACTCAGTTTCAACTTTGATGATCTGTGTGCCTCTAGAGATAAGTGCTTGATTTTCTCATTTAGCGACTTTTTGTGTGCTGACGCTGCTTTCACTTGAACAATGCAGGTAAATTCGAGTACTGGGGAGGTGAGTGCTCCATCTTCTCAAACCTTCATTgtctctctcatattttcctTTCCTTATGGATGTCTCTTCTAACATGTTACCTTTTCTGACAGTATACTTCTTTTTCTTCGGATTGATTGGAATTGGTAAGATTAGAACCTTCATTCAATTACTTTTCAATATTGTGTTGGCAACTGATCTATTTATAGTGTTAGAATGGTTCTTTTTTTCTCAAGTTGGTTGTTGATGACTATGCAGCTGCACTTGTAGCTCTGAGATTCCTGATAGGATTCCCGTTCCTGGTCTGGCTAGTGGTGCGCAGATGGAGAAGACGGCATTTAGCAATGGACGAAACCATTGAAGAGTTTCTGCAGGGTCAGAATAACCTAACCCCTATAAAATACACTTACTCTGAGATCAAGAAAATGACAAACAATTTCAACCAGAGGTTGGGTGAAGGAGCCTACGGAACTGTATACAAAGGGAAGCTCCGGAGTGGCCCATACGTCGCAGTGAAGATGATGGAGCAGTCTATGGCTAGCGAGCAAGAGTTCATCAGTGAGGTGGGCACAATTGGCCGGATCCACCATGTCAACGTGGTGCAGCTCATCGGCTTCTCAGTCGAGGGCTCAAAATGTGCCTTGGTGTACGAGTTTCTGCCAAACGGCTCCCTGGACAGGTTCATTTTCAACCAGCAAGGCCTGGAGGTGACTGCCTTGAGGTATGAGAAGATGTTTGAAATCGCTCTTGGGGTGGCCCGTGGGATCGACTACCTGCACCGTGGTTGCGACATGCAGATACTGCATTTTGATATCAAGCCTCACAACATCTTGCTTGACGACAAGTTCAATCCGAAGATATCTGATTTCGGGCTGGCACAGCTGTACCCGACTGATGGTCGTAGCATTGTGAATCTGACGGCTGCGAGGGGCACGATGGGGTATATGGCGCCGGAGATGTTCTACAAGAATGTAGGGGGAGTTTCCTACAAGGCTGATGTCTACAGTTTTGGGATGCTGCTGATGGAAATGGCGGGGCGGAGGAAGAATGTGAACCCTTTTGCGGAGGAGGAAGGGCAGATTTACTTCCCGTCGTGGGTGTACGAGCAACTTAGTGGCGGGAGGGAAGTGGAGGTGAGGGATGCGACAGAGGAAGAGAGGAAGatggtgaagaagatggtgaTAGTGGCGTTGTGGTGTATACAGATGAAGCCTTGTGATCGGCCGCCTATGAATAAACTGGTTGAGATGCTTGAAACCGATTTCGAATTGCAGCTGCCTCCCAAGCCTTTCATGGCTCCACGCGAGATTGCTGATCACCACAGAATATAATTAAGTGAAACTCCATTCATATAGTTTATGTTGTTGTAATTCATGTATTATAGAAAGTTATTGAGCATTGAACAA
It contains:
- the LOC130993382 gene encoding rust resistance kinase Lr10-like yields the protein MILFLIFLLICSVNLEEARFAAGQGECVATSCSPSGPIIRFPFRLKGRQPESCGYPGFELSCNPTNNRTEFDFQFPVRPSARNVVLPLSAKATVQEIDYATQVIRISVLHGSCLPPRVPQFSSSPSPFQFYVKIMYYGAGSGYTLFNCSGPLDDPRGWALGPIACLARGNHRVYAYRSSDSVTELPLSRCVKMYNVSDVSEVLLDGLREYSVDDTYLHWPDPDCGNCEARRMYCGFNTNNQTQCFDMPKQPHQGKQGVSDNVVIAVVVVGVFTAALAFAALFYMYRAKMRKQRKERRIERFLEDYKALRPTRYTYSDIKAITDGFKHKLGQGGYGTVFKGKLSTDIPVAVKVLTNIKGDGEEFINEVGTIGKIHHVNVVRLVGYCADGYRRALVYEFLENDSLNKYISSGKQGSTVGWEKLQEIALGVARGLDYLHQGCKQRILHFDIKPHNILLDHNLNPKVADFGLAKLCSKEQSVVTMTGARGTIGYIAPEVFSRNFGKVSYKSDIYSYGMVLLDMVGGRRKFGAEAQDSGEVYFPEWMYNQLEKGEDIAIQVDKVEESEIVKRLIIVGLWCIQWYPADRPSMKLVMQMLEGENMPIMPPNPFAASNSADITSSSSTVFSSSTNIYTD
- the LOC130993381 gene encoding rust resistance kinase Lr10-like isoform X1, producing MSENRNLFAVSRISIFLLFLTVNSLAQNNNCASSSCGNVRISYPFRLTSSPKSCGYNDPSFELECRNNQTIWVAKSRRYMVQDINYEFYSIRVVDPTISSANLSSCPVYSNDYDSWPSIFSGFFDSNIPVSFIYCLSPVNSSKYVEGPFCGNTSSIFSNSSQIYSYVMVGDQIIVSDVEEACSVYRVVWTSGRRDMKDNSSLVGIYDDLAYGVELSWFRALCGECETSDGSCSVEGNRITCKHYCKEDTPLSQKSLKCKFEYWGVYFFFFGLIGIAALVALRFLIGFPFLVWLVVRRWRRRHLAMDETIEEFLQGQNNLTPIKYTYSEIKKMTNNFNQRLGEGAYGTVYKGKLRSGPYVAVKMMEQSMASEQEFISEVGTIGRIHHVNVVQLIGFSVEGSKCALVYEFLPNGSLDRFIFNQQGLEVTALRYEKMFEIALGVARGIDYLHRGCDMQILHFDIKPHNILLDDKFNPKISDFGLAQLYPTDGRSIVNLTAARGTMGYMAPEMFYKNVGGVSYKADVYSFGMLLMEMAGRRKNVNPFAEEEGQIYFPSWVYEQLSGGREVEVRDATEEERKMVKKMVIVALWCIQMKPCDRPPMNKLVEMLETDFELQLPPKPFMAPREIADHHRI
- the LOC130993381 gene encoding rust resistance kinase Lr10-like isoform X2, which produces MVGDQIIVSDVEEACSVYRVVWTSGRRDMKDNSSLVGIYDDLAYGVELSWFRALCGECETSDGSCSVEGNRITCKHYCKEDTPLSQKSLKCKFEYWGVYFFFFGLIGIAALVALRFLIGFPFLVWLVVRRWRRRHLAMDETIEEFLQGQNNLTPIKYTYSEIKKMTNNFNQRLGEGAYGTVYKGKLRSGPYVAVKMMEQSMASEQEFISEVGTIGRIHHVNVVQLIGFSVEGSKCALVYEFLPNGSLDRFIFNQQGLEVTALRYEKMFEIALGVARGIDYLHRGCDMQILHFDIKPHNILLDDKFNPKISDFGLAQLYPTDGRSIVNLTAARGTMGYMAPEMFYKNVGGVSYKADVYSFGMLLMEMAGRRKNVNPFAEEEGQIYFPSWVYEQLSGGREVEVRDATEEERKMVKKMVIVALWCIQMKPCDRPPMNKLVEMLETDFELQLPPKPFMAPREIADHHRI